Within the Scomber scombrus chromosome 4, fScoSco1.1, whole genome shotgun sequence genome, the region GTCCAGAGTACCAGTTCTCCACTTCGTTCAGGTCAGAGTTCATTGTCTTCCACAGTGGGAGGAAGGTGGTGATCAAAGAGGTGACCAAACCCCCGAACGTCACAAAGACAGCAGTCCTCTGCATCATTGTAGTTGTCAGAAAAaccatcttcttcctctgctgatgacatacacacatacacactctgtGCTGCAGTCTCTGCTCAGTCCTGCAGGTCTGAGGAACAGGTTGGGAGATCCAGAGTGGCTCAGAAGCCCGTCCTACCTGCTAAAGTAGCAGGACCGACCCGACCAGCCCACTTACTCAGGCTTCTTAATAAAAAGCACCTGATAAGTGGGAGATAATCCAGGACTGTGGCATGACAACAGACatactgttttgtttcagtgttcaATATCGCAGTGAACAATGGACACTCTTTTTAGatgaaacctagtatgtccaatgGGATTCTGGGCTGTGTGTGCACAAGTAGacttaaatgaatgaaacatgagCAAGCTGTGCATGGGggaatttacaaaaaaaaacgaAGAATAGTTAAGAGATACCCAAGGGATGAGTATAATGACCCATTTCTGTGCAGCTGTGAAATTCAGTCCATCTTTTTAAGTTGTAATTATTTCAGAAGAAACGTTTCACGGGCGTCACTGATGTGATTCTCTGATGAGGCATTGTTTTAGTTGAGTCATTTATACACTCTAAGGAAATTGAGGGAGGAGCTTTTGATTTGCCAAACGTCTCAAATATCTGGACTATGAATAGCACTTTGTGCTCACTGCAATGGTACTTACAACAGCAAGTCCACTCTGGGTCTTTGCAGATCTTAAAGTACAACTTGGCAGTGAACAGAAAGTTCAGTCTCAGCATTCAGGTCAGCTTCTTTTTCACGGAACAAAATTGATGAAATAACTATTggaataaagaaacaaatgtcaaaaacGTGTCCTTGACTCATAGCTATGTTACTTGATTTAATCTTAATTGTTTAAGCAACTTTGTTGTTAATAAAAATGGGAAAACCCAGATACTAACCCCAGTAAAATTGAACCCACTTTCTCCACATTTGAAAgcaaatattaacatattttgttAAAACCTTATGGGAGTTGAAGTAAATCACCTTCTCAAACCAAGGAGCATTGTCTGAGCTTATCATCCAGAGATCTGTGGAAACTGAAACCCCTGAAGGACGTGGGTAATTTTATGAAAGGTTAAGAATTGACCTTCAGCTTGTTCAGGTAGTGTGTGTTACAGGGGCTTTACTTCATGTCAAGGGTTTGGATAAGTGAACATCCCACTATAATTATCAAGACTTCCAGCAGAAACTGTCCCTTCtgaatttgatatttaaaatatataccaTATTTAAGCTTATTGCAACTTTGCTGCATGGAGTTTTTCTGCAATTTATCACCACTGTGCTTTCAAATTATGTACAAAGGTAAGATACGAGTGACTATTGCTCACTATAAAGAGGGAACAATAAAGACTCAGTTCAACATGACTCACTTTATATGAGAAGATTTTATTAAGGCTTTAAGTACATAAAACCCACATGGGTAAATATTTATTAACAGCATACTGATGTCACTAATAAATATACATTGCTATATTGTACAGATATATGGAGAGTTTATGTCTGTTATTTATGGTAACGTGTTTATGATACTGAAATTAGACAGGACAAATAGATTTGTTTTATGTAATCCAGGCTTAACTGTGTCAGAGCTGAGAATAATGAGTGATGAATACAGATTTAGATCAATAATTTTAAGGGTATACCATGATTAAGTTACATTTACTGTAGATGACTGTGAATGTATCTGAGGAGACATTTATATAGTATCACAAGTATGAATTATTACAGTAAACTGcatgtatataaaaatgcagCATCAATACTGAGCAGAATAAAACCTTGCAAAAGTTTTGTTATgcatatacaaaataaatacatgacaaaataaacataGTAAACAATCCTAACTGAGCTAGAAACTGGTTTATTCACTGATTTCACTCCTCATTgagatgcagagtgagacacaaaaacaacttgatactgcacaaataaaaaaggagtCTATGGGAGTTGAGACATGCAAGGtccaacataaaaaaaagtactgtGTGTGGGGAAGAGGGAATGAATACAAATAAGTGGAGCAGAGATATATGGCTTCTGTAAGAGGAGAGCAGAGCCTGGCTCTCCACATCATCCTAAATGTCCGAACCCATCTCGGCACACTGTTTGTCTGATATGTGTGTAGCTAGAGACTCAATGAtgtccaacagcagcagctggctGAGAGACCGCAGGTTGGGGAGCTTGGATACCTTTAAAAGGGAAGGAgagcaaaaaaattaaaagaatgaGTCAGAAATTAAGACAAGGCAATGAGTCAACTTAGTAAAATGAGGAATAAGCAGCACTTGCTCAtgctaaaaaaatcaaaataaaacaggaagaagcttaacaaaaacagcagagcTAACACTCTGTGAAGAAGGGTGAGGATTGAGCGCTTCACTGTGTCTTTGAATAACAAACAATAATCAGAGTGGCACTATGACCCTCATCATTATGCGATGAGGTGCTTGTACAGCCGGCCTCCCCTCTATGTAAAAGATGGAGGGTGATCCACTAGGAGGCCAAAAGGTGTCAGTCTCCCACAAAGAGGACGGGACTACAGGGTTAGCTCAGCTGCAGTGAGTGGGCAGCAAACCCCCAGGGCTCCGGATACAAGCCCACCCACCTTGATGAACTGGTGGACAATAATGTGGAGGCAGTGTTTCTTCATGTCCAGAGCCTGGGTCTTATCCGCCGCCTCCAGGATCTGAAGAGGGGACAAAGTATTTAGGTGGAAATGAGTGAAGAAATTATTCTCAATGCAAAGAAATTCTGCAAGCATGGGGCAGTGTTGTTAAATTAGGTCACTGCTCCCTCATGGCTGAAAACATAAATACCTGCAGGACATTCTCCACAGTGACGTTCATCTCCAGATTCTGCTTGCAGTACGCCTGCAGCCTGTTATTTGAAAACCCGTAATAATATGGTGCAGCAAAGAGATAGCTGTTCAACAAAGgtcaaggaaaagaaaaaacaggatttCATCATTGCAGCAGTCACTTTAAAAGGTACAGACTGCAGCTCTTTATGGATCCCAATAAGGTAATTTTGACCTAAATCTTACCAAATCTCAAGCAtctatttaataaaaacatagcTGCTTTCAAccatattttaatgttacaaCTAAATCCAAACATCTGGTGTATTGGCCCACTCGCAGCACTTTACAGTTGACTGAAATAATGCAAAACCTCCTGATTTTTCTGCAGAATTACAAAGTCAACAAATCATATCTTTCAAAGAGGCAAGAAGTGGTTTGAATCTGAGAAGGATACAGTGAATCCTCTGGAGGCATGTTGACGTCCCCATAGTAGATATAACGCAGCATAGACTCAAATGCCTGCTTACTTGGAACCATTTCACCGATGGAGATGTTTACTTGACCGTCCTCGGGCATGAAGGAGCGGAACATTGCCTCGAAGTAACTGAGGAATCAAAGAGTACACGTTACAAATGTTTCTGTCAGTAcaatgataaaatgttaaaaatgtatataaccTTTCTTGAATTTAGCACATCCCGAAATTTTGCAAAAGGATTGGTCCTCAATGGTGTATATTTTATGCTAAGTGCTATTTACaatctaaataaatgtaaacttaTATAAACCTTACCTGCACATAATATACTGTTGTACAAACTTAAATGTCTCATTGAAatcttaaaaacacattttaaagaggaaCATCTTTGCTAGTAtgagttaaaaatattttttctattttgaaaGCAAAAACAGTTATCAGCACATATGATTTTTCAGCAAAACCTTTAAATAACAGGAACGTTGAGCTTACTTGCaattaaacaaaatgtacaaaacattttGAGTTTAATAATTTGCTACAGTGGCTATAcatgagaaaaaatgtttttaaaaaagtttaaataatttgGTTGTGCTGGGTCTCTACCTGGATCGAGCTGCCAGTATGGCTTTATGCGCAGGTCGCGGGTGTCCATCTAACAGCAGAATAATGTCGCAGAACTCCAGGCCGCCTCCCTCAAGGTAGGCCTTCATGTCCTGCACCAGGGAGGTCCCGATATCCACAGGCTGGTCCGAGTACAACCTGAGGGGAGGCTGCTGCTTTCGCCGCACGATCTCCACAATCAGTGGTGTGGACAAATGTTCAAACTCCTTTGTCATGATCACCTGGTTGAAGTGTGACTCCTTCACCACAAAATTAAGGCAATGTTCCTGGAGGAAGAAATAATTGGGTATAAATGATAGAATAAATGATTCTTTTTTGATTACTCTGCATCCTAAAAGTAATTTAACACAAAGTTACAAAGCACTGTTTAATGGATTTTGAGTTTTGAATTTGATGTACTGAAGACCTCAACCACTAGGGGTCAGTAAAAGCCACACTTGCAGCAGGTTTTGTGTTCGACCTTTATTCAGACGTACCTTCAGCTGGTCCAATTGCAGCTTGTTGGCATtttcacaaacactgagaacgTTCTGCAGGTCGACAGACGCCTCAATGTACTGCACGCAGAGCTGCTCCAGGCGGGAAAGCTTAAAACTGAGGGCCAGTTTGTATACATCCATGATTAGGAGAACATCCTGGACGTGACCTGTatagacaagaaaaaaaacaacatttagtcTTTCTTTCTTGATGATTACAGAATCCAGAGACTGACAAACAGGGCAAACATGTGGAGAGAGCTACCTCTGCGCGGGTACTGGATCTTGTCTGTGTAGAGGAACTGCATCAAGACTTCAAAAGGCTGGGCCTCTGCTTCCCTGATTGAGACCTCTAGCATCGGCTGTGCACCTGATGGCTTGTTGCCTCCTGAGATATCCCTCGTTCCTCCAGTTGCCCCCTCGTCACTCTCCTCGCTGCTCTCCTGTTTAGTCTTctgcacacagagagcagattatgtaacacttcctgtttacatccCAGCAGAGGTTGATCTATAGCAGTGACCTCCCCACTTCAACTGTTTGTATAACCATGTATCTTGTTTTAATAGTAGTTGTTGAACTACAAAAGCCTCTTTCTTTATCAAATATTTCTTGTGTATAAATATCTTCTGACAACATCTATGATCCTTGTCTTCTCTCACAGGAAATGAACAGTACAGTCTGACAGTGTACAATGAGATGAATTTTGTTATCTTAGGCTCTGACCTGTCGCTGCCTGTCCCGAGCCTGCAGGATTTTCTTCCGCAGCCATTGGCATCTTGCGGTCACTATGGCAATATGCCCCAAgactctctcctccctctggaAACAACACAAGGATTAACAAAAAAGTAGTTATTTGGATAATGTGTATGACACCTTACACTTCTTCTCAGCAGTAAAGATTTTGAGACTTCATTATCACATTCAGCCATGAAACTCACTTCTCCCAGAATAAACACCACATCACAGAACTGACGGTTCTCAAACAGTTTTCCGTAGTCTTCGTGGAGAGTACACTTTGGATAACATGAGAACTGCAACAGgaagaacatttattttaaaagctaaaGCAGTACCAATGAAAGAATGGTTCAAGTATTGCAAattcatcatgttttcttttggcAGTAGAGGCTTCTCCCCACTTTGGAATATTAGATATTTGAAGCAAGCAAGATACCAACCTGGAATCTGTACATCTCCCCACTGCGTACATTGTTGTCCACAGTCCCTCCAAAGATGTACATGGCATCTtgaatcacagcagcagcatggaAGAGTCTCCCACTGGGCATCTGAGGAGGCAGGGAGAGAAgaaattcatcatttaaaaagaataagGAGATTGTTAATGATTGTTATAATCTAGATTTCTTTACAATTCATGTAAATTTTAACACAAAGATACAGAATGTCCTCTACAGTATTCAATTAAAAGCAGCTAAACTCAACATTTTACAGATTTCTATGTCCaataatgttttaattgcaACAAAGAAGGAttcacacacagaacaaaaacagagttcattttaaatattcttattCATTTACTAATTTCAGAGCCGTACAGACAGCGAATAAAATGCACTGCAGATGTTTTAGTCCATGTTTGACTTGACCACTGCACCAGAGAATAAGATAAACAAAAGGAAAGGGTTTTTCTTGACTTTAAAGATGTATTACATAAGAGAAGTGATTGTACTAAATGGATGTTAAACACAGGATTAACATATTCCTGTTTATCATTTAGATGATCAATCAAACATATTTCTGAATCAGGCAACCACTTCCTTTATGTCTTGACGCAGCACTCTATAAATCCATTAGGTTTGTACCTCACTGTCCAGGCTGGGTTGGATCACCTCCCAGGTCTGAGAGTCCACATCATAGCAGTGCAGCTCGTTGGGCAGAGTGTTATCAGCAGCACCTCCAAACACGTACAGATGCCGGTCAAAGGCAACCATTGTGTGGCCATAACGTCTCTGGGGAGGCGGGGGTGAGCCTCGCAGTAAATGTTCAGTTGGGATGCGTGTCCACCTGAGAAGATGGAGAAACATGATCTAACATTTTTAACTACTGGATTAGTAACTGCAAGTCCCAGGCACATGCAAAGAGTTTGCTCacatgtggcccttgaactcgAACTGGAAGAGGTTGTTGGTGATCTTAGCTCCACTCTGaccagaaaacacaaacatcttgTCCCTGCATACAGCTACAGGGAAGTTGCAGCAAGATGGAGGAATCTCACCACTCTGATCGATCTGATGGACAGAAAGGCAGAAACTGAGATGTTATTACATAcggtgtctctgtgtgtgtgtgtgtgttcttctcttAATGTTATATGAAGAATTATTATACTGGCCTCCTCCCAACATGCGTGTTCTCGATCTTGCAGGCTGATGGTCCACATGTCATTCAACCTACACATGGGaaaatatcaatcaatattatacacaataaaaaaccAACAGTGAAGATGTGTTAAAGAATAAAGTCAAACATACCTCGCATTCCCATCATAGCCAGCAAATATCCACAGTTTATCACTGTAGACTGTAGCCCCGTGTGCAGACCGTGCCACTGGCAAgctaaaacaaagacaaaggaaTGACTAACAGATGAGCtcattgtttttggttttattgatttccacctaaaaaaaaagatctactGTGACTTATTTACATATGGATTTCATGTCCCAAGCAACCAATAAGTTGTGTTTCCAGATGCATGAAAACATTATTCACAGGAATTTACAGTAAACGAGCTCAACAAAGACATCTCAGATCCCAAAACAGAAACTGACAGTCAAACATcgggaaaaacagaaaatcgtGTGCAAATCATGTTTTGCTGTTGTCATGTTAGACCAAATCAGGTGTTGAGACAGATTTGAGCAGAGGTATGTAGGGGTATGGGGGCGTTTGTGCTCTTGAACGTAACCACTGTGAAAGTATCAGAGCATAACGTTTATTTATCTAATACCAGTTTTCTCGCTACCAccacttcctctcttttttcactctctACTTATTCCAAACATAGCTGCTTTCTCTGTGACACTGCTGCTcttagctctctctctctctcatagtTTTAAAATTGAGTCAGGAACATCTTTGTCCTCTGTTATGGCATTATTACTGCTCTGATCAGTCTAATTGATGGCTATGTGTGACGTCGGGTTGCATTTCTCCAAAAGTTGACTCTGGATCAACTTACTCATCAGAGGCTGGTGCGGCGCCATTGTGGCCAAAACCGCAGCCCGAATACACTATCCAATTCAACTGAATGGGTGGACTGGCGATTTCACCACACCCCATGATTTGGTCTGGCTACAGTACTTTTTGCGCCACAAAtggtattcatttttttatattattgatattttatgcACACTTTGtttaatattcaaaataaacaaatcatttgCCACATTTTTTTGGACCCTACAGTGGCTTTAAAACAAGTGGCTAACCTACAAACACAACAATTTCAAAAATACATTACCTCCCCTCCACTTTCCATTCAGTCCACTGTCCTGTTGCAAACTTGTACTCAAAaagatcatttttgtttttcaagtttGAGTTTGAGTAGATGTCTCCAGTGTAGCCCCCTGAAAGAGATTCAAGTTGCATATTgcatcattaatattaaatgaGTTTGAAATGAGTAGAAAACATGGTATTTGATTATAAAGAATGTAAACttaccaaaaacaaacatgctgcTGCCATAAACAACAGCCGAGTGGTGATATCTGGGAGCAGGT harbors:
- the lztr1 gene encoding leucine-zipper-like transcriptional regulator 1, which produces MSCKSTKVAPSVDFDHSCSDSVEYLTLNFGPFETVHRWRRLPPCDEFVGARRSKHTVVAYRDAIYVFGGDNGKNMLNDLLRFDVKDCSWCRAFTTGTPPAPRYHHSAVVYGSSMFVFGGYTGDIYSNSNLKNKNDLFEYKFATGQWTEWKVEGSLPVARSAHGATVYSDKLWIFAGYDGNARLNDMWTISLQDREHACWEEIDQSGEIPPSCCNFPVAVCRDKMFVFSGQSGAKITNNLFQFEFKGHMWTRIPTEHLLRGSPPPPQRRYGHTMVAFDRHLYVFGGAADNTLPNELHCYDVDSQTWEVIQPSLDSEMPSGRLFHAAAVIQDAMYIFGGTVDNNVRSGEMYRFQFSCYPKCTLHEDYGKLFENRQFCDVVFILGEREERVLGHIAIVTARCQWLRKKILQARDRQRQKTKQESSEESDEGATGGTRDISGGNKPSGAQPMLEVSIREAEAQPFEVLMQFLYTDKIQYPRRGHVQDVLLIMDVYKLALSFKLSRLEQLCVQYIEASVDLQNVLSVCENANKLQLDQLKEHCLNFVVKESHFNQVIMTKEFEHLSTPLIVEIVRRKQQPPLRLYSDQPVDIGTSLVQDMKAYLEGGGLEFCDIILLLDGHPRPAHKAILAARSSYFEAMFRSFMPEDGQVNISIGEMVPSKQAFESMLRYIYYGDVNMPPEDSLYLFAAPYYYGFSNNRLQAYCKQNLEMNVTVENVLQILEAADKTQALDMKKHCLHIIVHQFIKVSKLPNLRSLSQLLLLDIIESLATHISDKQCAEMGSDI